The genomic interval TGGTGCTGTTGAATTAATTTGATCATTTTCACTCTTAAGTGTGATTGCACTGAAACATAATACAGTGACAGTAATTGCTGAAATAACCGCAATAATCGTCAATGATAAAGCATTCTTTTTCATTCTGTGCATAATTGATGAAGTGAAAATAACATCATTAATATTCACATTTCCGTTTTTTCGGTTTTTTAATGTTTTAAAAAGCAATGAAACTGTACTACGGAAAAAGAAATAAGCTCCAACAATTGTTAAAAACAAAACCAGTAATGGAACAATGATAATAGCATACAGTTTAATATCTAAGGCTAATACATAACCTGCCGCAATCATGATCACACCGACGACACCAAATATTCTTTCTAACTTTGTAATTTTATTGTTTTTTACATCTGTTGCTTGTCGTGTTTTCATCAACTTTAAAATAGAACGTCTTTTAATAAAAATACTATTTTGAATAATTATCAGCACATAAGCCAAAAGGAGCATTAAAATCGTTGCGATAAACGCTTTAAAACTGAAAATTAAGTGTATACTTTCTTTAATCTTCATCAGTTTTACAAGAATTAATAATAAGAAACGTGAACCAAGTAAACCCCCAATAATACCGACAATTCCAGTCATTATAAAAATAACAAATTGTTCCAACATCAACATACGGATGATATTCGTTCTTGTTAATCCGATTAATTGATAAAGCCCTAGTTCGTTTACACGCTGTTTAATAAATAGCTGATTCACATACATCAAAAAAATGACAATAATAGTAAATAGAAAAATACTTCCGACCTCGGCACTTTCACGGATAATTTTAGCTGATGCCTCATTATTAATACTTTTGGTATACTTCAAAGTTACGAAACTGAAGTATAAAGCAATACTAAAAATCAGCGAAAAAAGATACAAACCGTAATGTCTTAAATTCTGCTTGAGATTTTTTAAAACAATATGCTTAAAAGTCATATTGAACACCGCCCAAGACGCTTTGCGCTTGAATAACTTCTTTATAAAATGACTGTTTATCTTGATTGCCTTGGTATAGTTCTGAATAAATTTGACCGTCTTTCAACATGATAATACGGTTAGAATAACTGGCTGCTGCAGGATCATGCGTAACCATTAATATTGTTGAATCAAAGCGTTCATTCATTGCTTTTAAGCGTCTTAATAAATCCTGAGCACTTTTTGAATCTAAAGCACCCGTTGGTTCATCTGCAAAAATAATAGAAGGACGCGTTATAAAAGCACGAGCTGCTGACACACGCTGCTTTTGTCCTCCTGAAATTTCAGATGGATATTTATTAGCTAGTTCTGAAATACCTAAAGCTTCAGTAACCTCATCAAAATACTTTTCCGCTTCTTGTTGTGGCAAATTTTGAATCGACAACGGTAACATAATATTTTCTTTTACCGATAGAGTATTCAATAAATTATAGTCTTGAAAAATAAATCCGATTTCACGCTTTCGCACTTCGGAAAGTTCTTTGTTCGTTAGTTCTTGCAGCTGATGGCCGTTTAACTCAACCGAACCTTGCGTAACATAGTCAATTGAACTTAACAAATTTAATAATGTCGTCTTTCCAGAACCAGAAGGCCCCATGATTGAGATGAATTCTCCTTTCTCAACTTTGAAAGACAAACCTTTCAGCACTTCTTGTGCAACATGTTTATTCCCAAATACTTTTGTGAGATTAGACACTGTAAGAATTGCCATTTCAATTCCACTCCTTTTAATCATTCATTTATATTTTCAGTTTACATATTTAAGCTAGGAGGGTCGTTTGATTG from Staphylococcus condimenti carries:
- a CDS encoding ABC transporter ATP-binding protein, whose protein sequence is MAILTVSNLTKVFGNKHVAQEVLKGLSFKVEKGEFISIMGPSGSGKTTLLNLLSSIDYVTQGSVELNGHQLQELTNKELSEVRKREIGFIFQDYNLLNTLSVKENIMLPLSIQNLPQQEAEKYFDEVTEALGISELANKYPSEISGGQKQRVSAARAFITRPSIIFADEPTGALDSKSAQDLLRRLKAMNERFDSTILMVTHDPAAASYSNRIIMLKDGQIYSELYQGNQDKQSFYKEVIQAQSVLGGVQYDF
- a CDS encoding FtsX-like permease family protein; this encodes MTFKHIVLKNLKQNLRHYGLYLFSLIFSIALYFSFVTLKYTKSINNEASAKIIRESAEVGSIFLFTIIVIFLMYVNQLFIKQRVNELGLYQLIGLTRTNIIRMLMLEQFVIFIMTGIVGIIGGLLGSRFLLLILVKLMKIKESIHLIFSFKAFIATILMLLLAYVLIIIQNSIFIKRRSILKLMKTRQATDVKNNKITKLERIFGVVGVIMIAAGYVLALDIKLYAIIIVPLLVLFLTIVGAYFFFRSTVSLLFKTLKNRKNGNVNINDVIFTSSIMHRMKKNALSLTIIAVISAITVTVLCFSAITLKSENDQINSTAPYDATIQKQQKAEQYRTLLDQHNIQYHENYKQLLDLPRIKNNIYKGKYSSLMGIQITSEKYVEGAHITRGKGELVQPYGTGLSVEGINEHTFAQFDDKNHHPLVRIKVQPSDLDIKFALVTLRGGSLLILNQEDYKLIKEKATYDKDNLVNQYGFTFKEKNQEVEATKLLHQVSSNYATQKEIAEQYRSFSSVFLFVSSFLGIAFLIAAGCIIYIKQMDETEDEMENFKILRKLGFTHEDMRKGLMLKVVFNFGLPLVVGLLHAYFASWAFLKLMVSSDHSPVILVMVLYTIIYACFAMIAYNHMKRKIRQSI